The Megalobrama amblycephala isolate DHTTF-2021 unplaced genomic scaffold, ASM1881202v1 scaffold391, whole genome shotgun sequence DNA window agttgtgatgactgactgaatctgttgtcacagtgtgaacacttgtaaggtttttctccagtgtgaattctcatgtgtatcttcaggttacttttaatagtgaaactctttccacactgatcacacgtgtgcggcttctctctgctgtggatcctctcgtgtattttcagagatgatgaatcactaaatctcttgtcacagtgtgaacaattgtaaggtttttctccagtgtgaattctctggtgcacttttaaattgtttgctgtagtaaaagtcttctcacactcaaagcacatgtactctctcacaccagtgtgtgttttctgatgttgatataaataatacagcagtgaaaaactctttccacacacagaacatgaatgtggcttctcctttgtatgaactgTCAGGTGTCTCTTCAGGGTTGATGACTCtagaaatgttttgtcacattgatcacatgtgtgtagcttctctccagtgtggatcctcctGTGTTTTTTAAGGTTTGTTGATTGACTGAAACTCtccccacactgatcacatgtgaacggcttctctccagtgtgaactctcatgtgatcCTTAAGATTTCCTTTTTGTGTgtaactcttcccacattgatcacatgtgaacgatctctctccggtgtgaattttcatgtgttCTTATGAACTCTCAGGTGTCTCTTCAGGGTTGATGACTCtagaaatgttttgtcacattgatcacatgtgtgtagcttctctccagtgtggatccttgTGTGTTTTTTAAGGTTTGTTGACTGACTGAAACTCtccccacactgatcacatgtgaacggcttctctccagtgtgaactttaATATGACTCTTAAGATGTCCTTTTTGTGTgtaactcttcccacattgatcacatgtgaacggcttctctccggtgtgaactTTCATGTGTTCTTTAAGGCTTGATGAtcgtgtgaaactcttcccacactgatcacatgtgaacggcttctctcctttATGAACTCTCATATGAACCTTAAGATGTTGTttggttgagaaactctttccacactgagtgcaggtgaaaGATTTCTTCGCTCTTTTCTTTAGAAATGTCTTTAGTTCTTCACTCTCATTGCTTTCTTCCATCAGGTCTGAAATGAGAGAAGAAGAGTAATTTaactctctgaggtctgaaaacgcgctggcgcgttttgcaggttttttttcacattgcagcaaaacagacttaaaatactccgtcattttttgtcatagagacataagtaatatatcaattgaaactatagaatatcttcttttatttgtatacactcagagtaaaaacaaaatgttgtgcttttcgtaaaataaagaaaacaaacatgatgcgtgatctctcgtctccctctgaacgaagtccaatctgatagttctcagaaaatgaactgtaacttattgaatactaatcacaaaaaaaaaaatcagacttATGtcacaaaacgttgaaatgtcaggttttaaatcgtgcaagtcaaattgaaaacaaacattctgtgtttatgtaatctgtatgaaaagagagccatgtcagaagtccgtgattcagctcattacccactaattcAGCTACGCCCACAGAACGAGCgttattcagaggcaaattcagaggcaacacatgcatacatcgtctcaatcgtgtatttattgtcttgaaaagtgtttatctggatgtaaaagtcatggttagcgagctctagaagacatgcagttagttcctgttttcttttcttctatagatgaattttagatgagtttttgtttctttagcgccctccggctgcagtatgaattgaaaacaccattcatggaatagcctcttcttctttagatgaatttgtggactaaaaatgcacaaagAGCGCCCTCTgtctgcaagtatgaattgaaaacaccagcgctcatagtgatgacaatgaatattaaataaatataactcctctgtatagaaaattgacataaacatatgagcaagcaagcaaggacaaggacaatagcgaaaaatggcagatggagcaataataactgacatgatccatgatgatatttttagtgatatttgtgaattgtctttctaaatgttttgttagcatgttgctaatgtactgttaaatgtggttaaagttaccatttcttactgtattcacggagacaagactgtcgttattttcatttttaaacacttgcagcctatataatgcataaacacaacttcattctttataaatctctccaacagtgtgtaatgttagctttagccactgagcacagcctcaaaatcattcagaatcaaatgtaaacatccaaataaatactatacttacgcgattagacatgctgcatgatgaacatttgGTAAAGATCCactttgagggttatattagctgtgtgaactttgtttatgctgtttaaggcaagtgtgagcaattaaaggggccgcagcatgaataggtgcatagttaatgatgccccaaaataggcagttaaaaaattaatttaaaaaaatctatggggtattttgaactgaaacttcacagacacattcaggggacaccttagacttatattacatcttgtaaaaaaacattcaatggcacctttaaaaattaacattatgtATCATTTCATAGTTTAACTGTTTCTCTAAATGAGCAGaagaatttaatgttttaaattactttttggaaaacaaaatgttttaatgtgacatcatcatttagtgtaacagattctttttcaattaattattttttgtgctATATTATCCACTTTTTGTATTTCACCCATAAACTAAGCACATTAAGAATTAAATTGGTCTATCGTAAAGCAACTGATGCTAATTCAGAACTTCATTCTGTTTCTCCATTAAAATGTTGACAGGtatccagaaaagtagtaaagaactgtaagaaaacagttgaaagcacaaaaacaaaaataattgttcatGTTAGAGGTCCACGAATCccctcagtctgttgacagcaatgaaatgagctttaagtgtcaatttacagcagatctgaagacatcagcataataaattaggtgaaaacaggaactattgacatgaaataaagagtgttttcagcagtttctctgttaatattgatgatcctcagactatcaacactcattcaacaagacattcagatcattagcagatcatctcactttattctgagtgtttgaTGATAGAAATACATTATTGAAGTCCTATAAACTGCTCTACTGAAagacaatactgttatttttCACAACAAGACATGGATAAAACAccaataatacaaaaacaaacactcatcTTCATCAACTACTGCTGCTAAATACcatatcaatataatatatatgaacTGAAagtttgattttctaataaagtacATTGATTGCAGTAGTGAAATTAAATCAGAAGAGACAATGATCACAAAACCTTTCGAAATAAAGAGCAGCACAAAGTAGGGTTATCATCATAATACAGAATCATCTCATATTTAAGATATCAAAACAGTGATCTGTATTAAATCCAGTATAATCACCAGTATAGGCTACATGTAGATTAGAGAGGATGAATTAAagtgtgaactaaatgtaaataaggtgtgtatgtgtgcgcaCTTTCACATGGGCCTCACAGGAGGcggttttaacaataaaaatacttattttattgGATATgagcaatttgttgtttgtgttgtggatatttaataaaaaagctTGCTTCGCTTCGTATATTCAGTTTAACAGCTCTGCAACTGAACTGCTCATATGTTCTGATGCTTAAATCGAATATGAATTGGTAAAACGCCTTTGCAAAACATTTGGACTGCTCTCGAATTTATAATGGTCTGAATATCTCTCTCAGAACTTGACGTGTGATTCCACACTGACTGAATATGCACATGAATCACGGTCACAcgctcagagcaatattgttttagctacaaacccgattccaaaaaagttgggacagtgtacaaattgtgaataaaaaaggaatgcagtaatttacaaatctcataaacttatattttattcacaatagaatatagataacatatcaaatgttgaaagtgagacattttgaaatgacatgccaaatattggctcattttggatttctttaaagctacacattccaaaaaatttgggacaggtagcagtaagaggccggaaaagttaaatgtacatataaggaacatctggaggaccaatttgcaacttattaggtcaattggcaacatgattgggtataaaaagagcctctcagagtggcagtgactctcagaagtcaaaatgggcagaggatcaccaatcaGAGAAacattgcaaagagtttgaagttataatcatctacagtgcataatatcatccaaagattcagagaatctggaacaatctctgtgcgtaagggtcaaggccggaaaaccatactggatgcctgtgatcttcgggcccttagacggcactgcatcacatacaggaatgctactgtaatggaaatcacaacatgggctccgGAATATTTCCAGAAAACActgtcagtgaacacaatccaccgtgccattcaccgttgctggctaaaactctataggtcaaaaaagaagccatatctacaCATGATCCAGGAGCACAGGAGTTTTCtttgggccaaggctcatttaaaatggactgtggcaaagtggaaaactgttctgtggtcagacgaatcaaaatttgaagttctttttggaaaactgggccgccatgtcatccggactaaagaggacaaggacaacccaagttgttatcagcactcagttcagaagcctgcatctctgatggtatggggttgcatgagtgtgtgtggcatgggcagcttacacatctggaaaggcaccatcaatgctgaaaggtatatccaagttctagaacaacatatgctcccatccagacgttgtctctttcagggaagaccttgcattttccaacatgacaatgccagaccacatactgcatcaattacaacatcatggctgcgtagaagaaggatccgggtactgaaatggccagcctgcaggccagatctttcacccatagaaaacatttggtgcgtcataaagaggaagatgcgacaaagaagacctaagacagttgagcaactagaagcctgtattagacaagaatgggacaacattcctattcttaaacttgagcaacttgtctcctcagtccccagatgtttgcagactgttataaaaagaagaggggatgccacatagtggtaaacatggccttgtcccaacttttttgagatgtgttgatgccatgaaatttaaaatcaacctatttttccccttaaaattatacattttctcagtttaaacatttgatatgtcatctatgttgtattctgaataaaatgttgaaatttgaaacttccacatcattgtattctgtttttattcacaatttgttcagtgtcccagcttttttggaattgggtttgtatgttttatagttttaaaatatttcgaaGGACAAACAAATGATCTTTATTGGCTTTATttcaagtcagctgtcactttacttAGCGCAAGCCCCTATGCGCTCAcacacttggcacagcccttgtcattaattaatatgaattaatatgattagccttttgcttgactacgttatcaaacagctaataatgtgatGCTAGTGTTACACATACCGTTCCTGTTCTTCAACTCagacagagtcagacagctgccttctaacaatcagtatccttacaaacacTCACCCTTATGAAACTAAACCATGTTTTTTGTAGTAACCATGATTTTTATAGTAAAACtatggttttactacagtaaccATAGTTTAACTatagttccctttcaagggaactcgcgctgcgtaAATGAAGCACGTATGCAATCTGTCCAATCAGGAGATGgaacgtcataggcgggtgacgtcactgaccaggaaccATAAAGCCAGCCCGAAAACACTGTCattcagcttctgtgtcttcagcaagcgctccgTGTGATCTGTGTGTCTTATTTACCGTTGTCTGTCTACTTTGAAAAGTATTACCATGGCGAGCGAGCAGCTATACAGGAAGTGCGTGCACCCTTGTCCGTGTTTTATCCCGGACGAGGACTCGCGTGAaatgtgtgttgtttgtatgGGAGTGCAGCGtgcccaggcagctctcgagggggctGCTTGTGTGCATTGTGATCAGCTGCCGCTGAGAACGCTGCGCTCCCGCCGAGCTCTCTTTGAGGAGAGTGGCTCGGTTCGTGTTCCCCAGGGCTCGAGTCCCGCTTCTGCCGAGGCAGGGTGGCGCCTTATGTCTTGGGGTTCGCAGATGGATCTAtcagaggggttagagacgggccATGCCTTATCTCTGCCTTCACCTGGTGCATCCGGCAGTGTATCCAGGCCGGAAGCACGCTTTGCGGTTTCTTCCGCTCCGGGGGATACGGTCACGTTAATGGCGTCTAGTTCTGAGGAGCTGGATATTGTTAGCGTGGCCACGGGAGAGTCTGAGGATTCGCCACTTCAGTCTCCCGCGAGCGAGGAGCTCATGGAGGTGCTTTCTCGTGCTGTGGCCAAGTTGAGCATCG harbors:
- the LOC125261322 gene encoding gastrula zinc finger protein XlCGF7.1-like; amino-acid sequence: MAFIKEEESEDIKMEFIKVETEDIKIEETISVKHEDTEEQTDLMEESNESEELKTFLKKRAKKSFTCTQCGKSFSTKQHLKVHMRVHKGEKPFTCDQCGKSFTRSSSLKEHMKVHTGEKPFTCDQCGKSYTQKGHLKSHIKVHTGEKPFTCDQCGESFSQSTNLKKHTRIHTGEKLHTCDQCDKTFLESSTLKRHLRVHKNT